A portion of the Ricinus communis isolate WT05 ecotype wild-type chromosome 10, ASM1957865v1, whole genome shotgun sequence genome contains these proteins:
- the LOC8284529 gene encoding uncharacterized protein LOC8284529, translating to MAFFGLTNRNQEAEINPLVSHGNLFEFDEADVWSSNSNNNNNNSRAVSQSEAKKMLPRKGGGRNNMVVTKTPVTCASSLPVNIPDWSKIYRVDHRGQSNNLDDQDSDYDILNHDDDAYDGRVPPHEYLARRGAAFF from the coding sequence ATGGCTTTCTTTGGACTAACTAACAGAAACCAGGAAGCTGAAATCAATCCACTAGTCTCTCATGGCaatctttttgaatttgatgagGCTGATGTTTggagtagtaatagtaataataacaataacaattcTCGAGCAGTTTCTCAGTCTGAGGCCAAGAAAATGCTCCCAAGAAAAGGTGGCGGCAGGAACAACATGGTGGTGACTAAAACTCCGGTGACCTGTGCTTCCTCACTTCCGGTGAACATACCAGATTGGTCAAAGATTTACAGGGTAGATCATAGAGGTCAGAGTAATAATCTTGATGATCAAGATAGCGATTATGATATTCTTAATCATGATGACGATGCTTATGATGGTAGGGTTCCACCACATGAATATTTAGCTAGAAGGGGTGCTGCCTTCTTCTGA
- the LOC8284530 gene encoding 60S ribosomal protein L12, translated as MPPKFDPSQVVDVYVRVTGGEVGAASSLAPKIGPLGLSPKKIGEDIAKETAKDWKGLRVTVKLTVQNRQAKVTVVPSAAALVIKALKEPERDRKKTKNIKHSGNISLDDVIEIAKVMKPRSMAKDLSGTVKEILGTCVSVGCTVDSKDPKDLQQEITDGDVEIPLD; from the coding sequence ATGCCGCCAAAATTCGACCCGAGTCAGGTGGTGGACGTGTACGTCCGGGTAACCGGCGGCGAAGTAGGAGCAGCATCATCTTTAGCCCCAAAGATTGGTCCACTGGGTCTTTCACCAAAGAAAATCGGTGAAGATATAGCAAAAGAAACAGCTAAAGATTGGAAGGGATTACGTGTCACCGTGAAGCTCACCGTTCAAAACCGTCAGGCAAAAGTGACGGTGGTGCCATCTGCTGCAGCACTTGTAATCAAGGCATTGAAAGAACCAGAGCGTGacagaaagaaaacaaagaatatTAAACACAGTGGAAACATTTCACTTGATGATGTTATTGAGATTGCTAAAGTAATGAAACCGAGATCAATGGCTAAAGATTTGAGTGGCACTGTTAAGGAGATTTTGGGTACTTGTGTTTCTGTTGGGTGCACTGTTGATTCTAAGGATCCTAAAGATCTTCAACAAGAGATTACTGATGGTGATGTTGAGATTCCACTTGATTAG
- the LOC8284528 gene encoding uncharacterized protein LOC8284528: MAGERKKILMGLAVAMFLGIAVYLRLWSIDYAISSDDAELIRRQFDLANREAMDESAEWRMKYDEEAERAAKCDKELIEIKQKVDDAASINQQLVMLQKENLALVGRIEALKKELDAAKLKCHS; the protein is encoded by the exons ATGGcaggagagagaaagaagataTTGATGGGTTTGGCGGTGGCAATGTTTCTCGGAATTGCCGTTTATTTGAGGCTTTGGTCTATTGACTATGCTATTTCCTCTGATGACGCTGAGTTGATAAG AAGACAGTTTGATCTCGCGAACCGGGAAGCAATGGACGAATCTGCTGAGTGGAGAATGAAGTATGATGAGGAAGCAGAGAGGGCTGCCAAGTGTGATAAGGAGCTGATAGAG ATCAAGCAGAAGGTGGATGATGCTGCTAGTATTAACCAACAACTGGTAATGCTACAAAAG GAAAACTTGGCTTTGGTCGGACGGATTGAGGCATTAAAAAAGGAGTTGGATGCTGCAAAGTTAAAGTGTCATTCCTGA